The Armatimonadota bacterium genomic sequence CGGCCTGGAACAACGCCGGCTCTCCTAACACTGGCAACGACCAGGCGGGCGTAGACCTGGGCGCTATCAAGAGCTTCCACTACGTCCGTTTGAACTGGACTGCGGATCACGCGACCGCCTTCACCGTTGAAGTTGGAGACGCCGTGGACACGGATCCCACCTCGTTCTTCTATGGAACGGGTGACTGGTCCATCGTCTACACACGCACAACGGATCCCGCCGGATTCAATACCGGTCGGGATTTCATCGATATTGGCGCGCAGTCGCACCGGTATGTGCGCATTGCCGGTACCGTCAGCAGCAATACGAGCACAGTCTGGGGAATCAATGAACTCCAGGTGCTGGACGTTGTCCCCACGATCTCCGGTACGGTATCCGCCAGCGGTTCACCCGTGGCGAACGCCCTGGTGGCCTTGAGCGGCCCCACGGATTCGGGCAACCCGGCCCCATTCCTTTCCTCGTCCGTCGTGAGCGACGCCAACGGACACTACATCATCAACGGCGTTGATCCCGGAACATACACCCTCACCGGTTCGAAGCCTGGCAAGTTCGGGCCTTCGCAGGTTCCCGGCGTCGTCGTCGGCGCCACCGGCACCGTCACCCAGGACATCACGCTGACAACCACCGTCAGCAACGTCACGGCATCGATGCCCGCCTACAATCTGGACTACATCGCCGGACCTGGCGATCCGACCGGACAGGCGAATGCTAACGCTAACAGCCTGGCGCTCCCGGCGGACGAATTGCCGACAGGCAACGCCGTGTGGGCGACCAGTACCGCATTGCCGGCCGGCGGCACCATTGGGCCGAATCTTTCGCAGGACCTCAGCTTCTTCTTCCCGCCCACCGCTAACGGCAGCAACAACGTCGTCTCCGCGGAGAACGCCGTCATCCCGTTCCCGAACGGCCACTACACCAGCATCTATGTGATGCAGGTGGCAGGTGACGCCCCGTACTACACAAATGCGACCCTGAATTATACAGACGGATCGTCTACAGTCGTCGCAACGTCATCGGGCAATACTCTCTACGCATTCCATACCGGCACGTCCGCTCCCGGCGAAGACGAAGTCGCGGCCATCACCGTTGACAAACTCTACAACGTGGGGAACGGCACCACCGATACCGCCCCGGGTGATGTCCCGTACACCATCTTCGTGCGCACGATTCTCGTGGACAAGACCAAGGCCCTTGCGAACCTCACGTTCGGCGGCATTCAGGCCGGTCCGGGAAGCATGACCACCTCCAAGGGCCACATCATTGCCTATTCCGCCGACACGATCGACACGCCCCAGGCCAGAGGCTCCATCACCGGAACCATCACAGGCCCGGCAGGTCAGCCCGTTACCGGCGCATTGGTGAAGTACCTGAGCTATCAGATCACTACCGGCGCCTCCGGCACCTACGCATTCAACGGCATTCCTGCCGGCGCCGCAACGATCACGGCCAGCAAGCCCGCCAACTTCGCCGCCAAGAGCACCACGATCACCCTCACCGCCGGCCAGAACGCCATCGTGAACATCCAGTTCCTGGCGCCCATCCCGGTGGTTACCGATCCGCTGAGCGGCCCGAACTGGGACATGGTCAGCACCGACGCCAACTACGGCGACTTCACGGCTACCGGCTGGATGCTGGGCCGGGAATACATCCCGACCGGACTGTTCAGCCCGGACGTCCCCGGATCCAACACTCCCAGCAATACGACCTTCATCGTTAATACGGGCGCGCCTTCCGCGCTTCCGTTCGACTTCGGCGATATCAAGGATACCCCCATCCTCACGGGCCAGCCCGGCTACCCGGCCGGCGGCACGCCGTGCGGCGTCGTTCTCCAGGGCGCTCAGTTCCTAGCGCCCCCGGCCCAGATCACGAACGTCTACTTTGTCGAGTCCGGCATTGAAGGCTCCTGCAGCGTGCAGGCTACTCTCCACTACGCCGACGGCACCTTCGAGAAGAAGATCGCCGCCGTCTCGGACTGGTTCGGCAGCTCTTCGCCAAATGAGCTTCCCTACCTTATCATGCGTGGACGCCACTCCCGGACCGGCGAGGCCAATGTCGGCGGCAGCATCAAGCTGAACGCCCTGGTCGTCCCCGTCAACTCCGCCAAGCAGCTCCAGGACGTCACCTTCTACGAGGCCTCCCAGCCGCAGGTTTACCCCTCCGTGCTGGCCCTTGCCTGGGAGACGACCACCCAGCAGCCCGCATCCAGCGACATTGAAGTTGTCGTGAAGAACGCGGACAACACCCCGGCCGCCGGCGCTCTGGTGAACCTCGGGTTCTACAACACCAAGGCGGACGCGAACGGCGTCGCCGTGTTCCGCGGCATCCCCGCCGGCCTCACCATCGGCGTGGGCGCCTTCATACCGGGCGTTACCAAGCAGGCTCGTGTTGACGGCCACCTGGTTCCGAGCGGTAAGAAATACAGCTCAACCGGCACCGACAACGCCGACATCATCAACCTGACGCTGAACGGCGGAGCGCCGATCAACGTCGGAATGCAGCTTGCGTACAACTTCGACATGCTGTCCAACGCGGATATGCCTGGCGACTATGCGTGCCGCGCATCGTTCCAGAATGACTGGGGCATGGACGAGGCCGCTATGACCTTCCCGTCCAACGGCACCACCACCTACCCCGGCCTCGGCTCCATGGTGTTTAACACGCCTCACCGCGAGACCGGCTTCAATAACGTACTCCGCCAGAACGGCCAGACGGCAACCGTCGTCCCGGGCCACTACTCCTCACTCAGCATCGTCGACATCGGCGCCGGCGTCGGCGGCGACCATCCCACCCTGTTCTTCGTCACGTTCAACTACGCCGACGGCACGTCGGAGCAGGTTCAGTACACAACTCAGGACTGGGTCCTCAACTTCACGACATCGGACGTTGCCAACGTCAACCTGTTCTTCCGCACGTATTGGGCGGGGTCATCGAACAACCCGTTCTACTCACCCAACCGGCGAAACTACGACGGCGGCGTCCAGGCGCTTGGCGTTGCCGGCCTCGCGAATGTGCTTCCGGTCAACGCCGGCAAGGTTCTGACCAGCTTCACCCTCTTGCCGATCTTGCGCGATTACAGCAACGACGACCAGGAAATCTTCGCAGCTACGCTTGAAGCCAACGATCTCACCGGCACCGCCGGAACGATCACCGGCACCGTGACAGGCCAGCCTTTGGGCGCAGCCTCCGCCGGTCCTATCGCGAACGCGATGGTATCCGTCGATGCGTTCCACGGCGTTTACACCGATGCCAGCGGTAACTTCACCTTGACGAACGTTCCCACCGGCCCCGCTACGATCACCGTTCTCCCCTACGGCACCGGCATCCTTACCAAGACCTTCCCGGTAACGGTGGCCTCGGGCGCGAACGCGGTCGGCACCCTTTCCGTCGGAGCGGCCGTCACGCAGGTTTCCTGCGTTCTCGGCGCCACCAACACCGAAAGCGGCCTTCACCAGATCGAGGGCAATGTCCTTCCGTACGGCTATTCCGCACCGGACAGCCAGACCATTCCTGTGACGGTTCAGGGCAATACGGCCCGCCAGACGCTCACCAACGGAACGTACATTTACTTCCGAGTTGATCCGGGCTGGCTCTACCGTGGCAAAATCAGCGACCAGGGCCTCACGGTCGTCGGCGCTGGAACCCCGACCCAGACCATTCCGAAGCTCGCCCCGGACACCTACGTCCGGATCGAATACCTTGACCGTGGAACCGATACTTTCCGCATCCAATTCAATACGATGGAGAAAGACACCGCGGCAGGTTTCGACAGCATCCGCATGACCAACGCGTACACCAACGGCAATGGTCCAATCGGCAACCTCGGCAATACCTTCGTAACCAAAACCGGAACCAACACGTGGAAGACCTTCACGTATCACCTGGATCCGACGGTTGCGGGCAATGCCTTCGGCGCTTATCATGGCGAAAACCTCCACGCCGACTTCCGCATCTCCGGACGTTCCGATGGCCTTCCCGAGATTATTCGGAGCGTCGTCGTGTCCGTTTCGCCGAACATCGTTCCTCCGGTAGCCCCGGCCGGCGCGGCGGACATCCTCCGGGTGTACGGCGGCCTGCAGGCGGCTCCGCTCAACACACCGTCCTCTATGTGGCCGACCTATGACCTCAACGGCGACGGCGTGGTGAACTTCAAGGACGCCATCAAGTCAGTCAAGCCGTAAGCACGGCAAATGACCAACTCCCGCGTCCCTCCTCCACCCCCGGGTGGAGGAGGGACGCCCTTACCCCGGTATTGCACCTGGAACGGAACAAACGTATTGAATTACCGCTTTATCAAGCAGAGGCGCGGCTCACGGTCGGAGGGAGGAAACAATATGAGAAGAAGAGCTTTTACGCTCATCGAACTGCTGGTGGTCATCGCGATCATCGCTATCCTGGCTGCCATCCTGTTCCCTGTCTTCGCCAGGGCGCGCGAACGGGCCATGGTTACGACATGCATCAGCAACAATAAACAACTGGGCACGGCCATGCTGTTGTACATGGACGATTCTGACAACACTCTCCCTGTATGGGCGCTCGGAAACGTGACGCCGCCGGCAGGGTTTCAAACCTACACATGGGACGTGGCGATCTTCCCCCTCGTCAAGTCAAAGAAGTCATTCACCTGCCCCTCGAACAAGTCTATTCAGGCTCGACAGGCGACAGACGCGAACCCTGTACGCTCGTACACATTGCCCCAGAACGTCAGCGGGATGTCCATCTCCAAGATGAAGATCCCTTCCAAGACGGTCATCCTTTATGAAAAGGGGAGAGAACTCTGCGGCGTCGGTTCTGACGCCACGGGAGAATGGTTCGACCAGACCGGACAGGGCGCTACCAACGTACTGCACCAGTACCCCAAGGATCCCACAAAGTGGGGCTTTGCGCACGGCAGCGGAACCGGACAGGGCAAGGTATTCCTCTTCGCGGACGGCCACGCGGCCTTCTATACCGCAATGGTGGCGTCTCCGAGCACCACAAACCCATTCTGCTACTTATTCCCGAACAGCGCTACAGGCTCCGCACCGAACGGGACAGCATACAACTGGCCGCGCACAACGGGCTGGGGATACTGCGGATCGGCGGACGGTTCTCACGCCGGCGCCCCGACCTTTGCCGGAGCCAATCTACCCGATTCCTAGAACGTGTCAGGCTCCAACCCCTTCCGTCGAATCCTTCGGGCGCCCGTTCCAGGGCGCCCGACTTGTTTCCGGGTCCAATCATGGGCCAAAATCGAGCCGGCCCGAAACGTCCCCTGCGCGGCTCCCCCCGACGCGACGGCAAGCTGTGCCGCGGCGAACCGCCGAATCACCGCGTACGCTCCATCGCGAAAACCGCCCAGGATGCCTCATGAAGAAAATTCACGCAAATTCATCCAGCATGTAGGTTTTACGACCGTATAAGTGTATTTCCTTATATGAATTGTGGTACAGGTTTGGCTAGTCCTTGACCAAAAGTCGGAAGACGGTCTGTTGAAGAAACTCGACCCCTACCCCATTCTTGAATCCCGCATTCGCGCGGGAGTCTACGCCCAGGGCGCCTGGCTCACCCCGGAACGCGAACTCGCCCGGGAGTTCGGGGTCCACCGCCAGGCCATCCGGCGCGCCGTCGCGCGTTTATCCGAAATGGGTCTCCTCGAGCGCCGGGCGGGCCACCGCCCCATCGTCCGCCGGCCGGACAGTATCTATTCGCCTCCCAACATCGTCGCCTTCCTGATGGGCAACGAGCCCCTGTTCCGCTCCTTCCAGGCCATCCTCAAAGGCTGCGAACAGGAACTCGTGGGCGCCGGCTACCGCCTCATGTTCGTCGACACGTACGCCGAGAGCGAGGAA encodes the following:
- a CDS encoding prepilin-type N-terminal cleavage/methylation domain-containing protein, whose amino-acid sequence is MRRRAFTLIELLVVIAIIAILAAILFPVFARARERAMVTTCISNNKQLGTAMLLYMDDSDNTLPVWALGNVTPPAGFQTYTWDVAIFPLVKSKKSFTCPSNKSIQARQATDANPVRSYTLPQNVSGMSISKMKIPSKTVILYEKGRELCGVGSDATGEWFDQTGQGATNVLHQYPKDPTKWGFAHGSGTGQGKVFLFADGHAAFYTAMVASPSTTNPFCYLFPNSATGSAPNGTAYNWPRTTGWGYCGSADGSHAGAPTFAGANLPDS
- a CDS encoding GntR family transcriptional regulator, which codes for MKKLDPYPILESRIRAGVYAQGAWLTPERELAREFGVHRQAIRRAVARLSEMGLLERRAGHRPIVRRPDSIYSPPNIVAFLMGNEPLFRSFQAILKGCEQELVGAGYRLMFVDTYAESEE
- a CDS encoding carboxypeptidase regulatory-like domain-containing protein; the protein is MNRRLPTQWVPGLIALLLLALWPAISARATNLALGKPAFASWNSPVAGTGTDATANLTDGNFTTAWNNAGSPNTGNDQAGVDLGAIKSFHYVRLNWTADHATAFTVEVGDAVDTDPTSFFYGTGDWSIVYTRTTDPAGFNTGRDFIDIGAQSHRYVRIAGTVSSNTSTVWGINELQVLDVVPTISGTVSASGSPVANALVALSGPTDSGNPAPFLSSSVVSDANGHYIINGVDPGTYTLTGSKPGKFGPSQVPGVVVGATGTVTQDITLTTTVSNVTASMPAYNLDYIAGPGDPTGQANANANSLALPADELPTGNAVWATSTALPAGGTIGPNLSQDLSFFFPPTANGSNNVVSAENAVIPFPNGHYTSIYVMQVAGDAPYYTNATLNYTDGSSTVVATSSGNTLYAFHTGTSAPGEDEVAAITVDKLYNVGNGTTDTAPGDVPYTIFVRTILVDKTKALANLTFGGIQAGPGSMTTSKGHIIAYSADTIDTPQARGSITGTITGPAGQPVTGALVKYLSYQITTGASGTYAFNGIPAGAATITASKPANFAAKSTTITLTAGQNAIVNIQFLAPIPVVTDPLSGPNWDMVSTDANYGDFTATGWMLGREYIPTGLFSPDVPGSNTPSNTTFIVNTGAPSALPFDFGDIKDTPILTGQPGYPAGGTPCGVVLQGAQFLAPPAQITNVYFVESGIEGSCSVQATLHYADGTFEKKIAAVSDWFGSSSPNELPYLIMRGRHSRTGEANVGGSIKLNALVVPVNSAKQLQDVTFYEASQPQVYPSVLALAWETTTQQPASSDIEVVVKNADNTPAAGALVNLGFYNTKADANGVAVFRGIPAGLTIGVGAFIPGVTKQARVDGHLVPSGKKYSSTGTDNADIINLTLNGGAPINVGMQLAYNFDMLSNADMPGDYACRASFQNDWGMDEAAMTFPSNGTTTYPGLGSMVFNTPHRETGFNNVLRQNGQTATVVPGHYSSLSIVDIGAGVGGDHPTLFFVTFNYADGTSEQVQYTTQDWVLNFTTSDVANVNLFFRTYWAGSSNNPFYSPNRRNYDGGVQALGVAGLANVLPVNAGKVLTSFTLLPILRDYSNDDQEIFAATLEANDLTGTAGTITGTVTGQPLGAASAGPIANAMVSVDAFHGVYTDASGNFTLTNVPTGPATITVLPYGTGILTKTFPVTVASGANAVGTLSVGAAVTQVSCVLGATNTESGLHQIEGNVLPYGYSAPDSQTIPVTVQGNTARQTLTNGTYIYFRVDPGWLYRGKISDQGLTVVGAGTPTQTIPKLAPDTYVRIEYLDRGTDTFRIQFNTMEKDTAAGFDSIRMTNAYTNGNGPIGNLGNTFVTKTGTNTWKTFTYHLDPTVAGNAFGAYHGENLHADFRISGRSDGLPEIIRSVVVSVSPNIVPPVAPAGAADILRVYGGLQAAPLNTPSSMWPTYDLNGDGVVNFKDAIKSVKP